GCGACCCAGCCGTCGATGGGAATCGCAACTACGACTCCGACCGGCGCCTGCGCGAGCAGGAGGCCGACGGGGTGGTGGCCGCGGTGCTGTTCCCCAATACCCAGCCGCCCTTTGCTCCGGCAGCGGCCAGCCAGTTCGAGGCCCCCGCCTACAGCGACAATTATGACCACCGGTGGGCCGGCCTGAGGGCCCACAACCGGTGGCTACTGGACTTCGTGTCCGAGGCACCGAAACGGAGGGCCGGCATAGCCCAGATCTTCCCGGGTGACGTCGAGGGTTCGGTAGCCGAGATCGAGTGGGCGGCAGAGAACGACCTGCGAGGTGGGATCCTGGTTCCCGGCACGCCGCCCGACTCGCCGTTTGAGCCGCTCTACTCGAAGGCCTACCGACCCATC
This Acidimicrobiales bacterium DNA region includes the following protein-coding sequences:
- a CDS encoding amidohydrolase family protein — translated: DPAVDGNRNYDSDRRLREQEADGVVAAVLFPNTQPPFAPAAASQFEAPAYSDNYDHRWAGLRAHNRWLLDFVSEAPKRRAGIAQIFPGDVEGSVAEIEWAAENDLRGGILVPGTPPDSPFEPLYSKAYRPIWAAAEACGMPLNHHSGGATPDFGNHFPASLAVFMLEVTWW